The following nucleotide sequence is from Candidatus Delongbacteria bacterium.
TTGATGCCAGGCTTTCAGCTGATTATCTTTTTAGCACATTTTCTGATACTTTGATGAAATGTGGTATAGACGTGACTTCAATTGGTCAGGTGACTACCCCGATGCTCTATTTTGCGAGAGAAAATTTAAACAGTGATTCTGCTGTTATGATTACTGGATCACACAATCCTGCTGACATGAATGGTTTTAAAATCATTACAAGAGATGAAGCAATTTACGGAGAAAAGATTCAATATTTGAAAAATTTAATCCTGAATGGGAAGCTTACTGCAGATGCAAATACCAAAGGGAAATTGGACAGTGTTTCAATTAAAGAAAATTATTTTGATTATTTAAAAGGTAATATCAATGTTGGAGATAGAAAATTAAAGGTAGTTATTGATGGTGGTAATGGAACTGGTGGTGAAGTTGCAGCTGAAATGTTCAGACATTATGGTTGTGAAGTCGTTGAAATGTATACTAAGCCAGACGGGAATTTTCCAAATCATCATCCAGATCCAACTGTTCCAAAATATATGACAAATTTGATAGCCAAAGTCACTGAAATTAAAGCTGATCTAGGTATAGGATATGATGGTGATGCCGATAGGATTGGTGTTGTTGATAATACCGGAAAACTACTTTTTGGTGATCAATTGATGATCCTTTTCTCAAGAGAAATTTTGTCCAGAAAACCAGGTTCAACTGTAATCGGTGAAGTTAAATGTTCAAAAACACTCTATGATGAGATAGAAAAGGCTGGGGGAAAAGGTGTGATGTGGAAAGCTGGTCATTCTCTAATTAAGGCTAAAATGAAAGAAACTCACGCAGAGTTAGGCGGTGAAGTCAGTGGTCACATTTTCTTTAAAGACAGATTTTTTGGACATGATGACGCATTGTATGCATCTTTGAGACTCCTGGAGATTTTGTCGAGAACTGAAAAATCTATATCTGAACTTCTTTCAGACGTTCCAAAAACTTATATGACTCCAGAGCTTAGAGGGGATTTCCCGGATGATGTTAAGTTTGAAGTAGTAAAAAAAGTTACAGATTACTTCAAAAAGAACAATTATAATGTTTGTGATGTCGATGGAATGAGAGTGATTTTTGATGATGGATTTGGTCTTGTAAGAGCATCCAATACTCAGCCTGCTCTTGTACAAAGGTATGAGGCTTTAACTGAAGAAAGGGCGAATGAGATCAAAGATCTGGTTCAATCAAAGTTAGAAGAGTTTAGTAGGAATCTATAATTGAAAAAGATTTTAATGGGAATATTATACATTTTTGGGGTAGCGTTTTCTGCTACCCTGAATAATGACGAGTCCTTAAATTTGAGGTTCTATCCTGATCTTGGATCTGATGAATCTTTCAATTTTAGAACAAATCTTGAAAAAATAATTTCTCATTCAAACAGGCTTGTCAGGGAAAACAATTTTGAAGCTGCAGATACATTCTATCAGAAAGCCTTTGCTTATATTGATTCGAATATTGAAAACGACTATCAAATTACAGAATTTGATCAAGATCTTATTGAGAAACTAGAGTCCCATTATAAGAATTATGAAAAAATTCTGGAAGATATAGATTTTGATAATAACAATAATTTTTTTTGCTATGGCATGAACGAAGTAGATATAGAAGATTTTCATCCTGATTCATTTTTTGTTGAGTTCAATAAAAAAGTTGAAAAATACATTGAATATTATAGCAGAAAAGGGAAAAATTCCTTTCTTAAAAGTGTTGAAAATTCCCAACTTTATCTAAGCGAAGTAAAAAAAGTTCTCAAGAGTTACAATATACCTGAAGACTTTGCTTATTTACCTATCATAGAGTCCGGATATAACCCATTTGCCCATTCGTATGCCTACGCCAGTGGGTTGTGGCAATTTGTCGCTAAAACGGGCGAGATATATGGTCTGTCAAAGAATTGGTGGATAGATGAAAGAAGAGATGTTTTGAAATCGACAAATGCAGCAGCGAAACATTTGAAAGATTTGTACATGATTTTTGGAGAGTGGAATTTGGTCTTGGCAGCATATAATGCAGGTCCTGGCAAAGTGAAGAATAGAATTAAAAAACAGAAAACTAAAAATTTCTGGAAACTTTGGACATTACCAAAACAAACAAAAGAGTATGTTCCTAAATTTCATGCTGTTACTGAGATTATGAGAAATCCTGCAAAGTATAATCTTGATTTTGGAGGATTTGA
It contains:
- a CDS encoding phosphomannomutase/phosphoglucomutase, translating into MNENIFREYDIRGVVEADFTPEVVQNIARSFATYLLEMNLKNCVLGFDARLSADYLFSTFSDTLMKCGIDVTSIGQVTTPMLYFARENLNSDSAVMITGSHNPADMNGFKIITRDEAIYGEKIQYLKNLILNGKLTADANTKGKLDSVSIKENYFDYLKGNINVGDRKLKVVIDGGNGTGGEVAAEMFRHYGCEVVEMYTKPDGNFPNHHPDPTVPKYMTNLIAKVTEIKADLGIGYDGDADRIGVVDNTGKLLFGDQLMILFSREILSRKPGSTVIGEVKCSKTLYDEIEKAGGKGVMWKAGHSLIKAKMKETHAELGGEVSGHIFFKDRFFGHDDALYASLRLLEILSRTEKSISELLSDVPKTYMTPELRGDFPDDVKFEVVKKVTDYFKKNNYNVCDVDGMRVIFDDGFGLVRASNTQPALVQRYEALTEERANEIKDLVQSKLEEFSRNL
- a CDS encoding transglycosylase SLT domain-containing protein, whose product is MKKILMGILYIFGVAFSATLNNDESLNLRFYPDLGSDESFNFRTNLEKIISHSNRLVRENNFEAADTFYQKAFAYIDSNIENDYQITEFDQDLIEKLESHYKNYEKILEDIDFDNNNNFFCYGMNEVDIEDFHPDSFFVEFNKKVEKYIEYYSRKGKNSFLKSVENSQLYLSEVKKVLKSYNIPEDFAYLPIIESGYNPFAHSYAYASGLWQFVAKTGEIYGLSKNWWIDERRDVLKSTNAAAKHLKDLYMIFGEWNLVLAAYNAGPGKVKNRIKKQKTKNFWKLWTLPKQTKEYVPKFHAVTEIMRNPAKYNLDFGGFEKTVYDTIQLDSCVNLNTIAKSADIEYERLKFLNPQFRQWCLPPDSKNYPVIIPALSKPDIRVKLKNYSPSEIYAVKKVSSENLSKKKLAEKYKISLSAIEELNKNETSDTVNVVIPPVNQTWFSNFNKKFLSFYDNEKYFLDCQKKLNYRVRKGDSIWKIAKMFNVNINKLKGWNKIGKMNLIKPGQNLVIYL